The genomic stretch TCGGCGAGTTCATTCCGCGCGATAACAAAGATCAATTCGGTGATGTCTCTACTTCGACTATTTCGTTTTGTCTGCCCAAATCGCTATTCCCCACTCACGACGACAGTTGGGAATGGACCGTCCTTTGTGGCGCGCAGGACGATCACGGAGGGGCTGGCATTGGCGAGTTTCGGTTGGTAAAGGCCATCGCGGAGCGCTGGAGCGGTGGCGGCAATACTAATAACGGTTCCAACATATATGACCGGCTGAGCACTCTCGGCCAATAATTTCCGTTTTCCTGCGAAGCATTATTCATGGCAAGCATTGAACTGCGAAATCTCTGCAAGCAGTTTGGCAAAACAATTGTTCTGCGCGACATCAGCTTCTCCGTTCGCGAAGATGAATTTGTCGTTCTCGTCGGACCGTCCGGCTGCGGCAAATCCACCATACTCCGCTCGATAGCGGGCCTTGAAACTCCCACCTCCGGTGAAATCTGGATTGGCGGCAAAAACATCACGAACATGCACCCGCGTGACCGTGATATTGCGATGGTGTTTCAAAGCTACGCGCTCTACCCGCACTTGAGCGTCTATGACAATATGGCGTTCGGCCTGAAGATGCGTAAGATCTCCGCCGAAGAGATTGACAAGCGCGTCAAAGAGGCTGCGTCCTTCTTTGAACTATCAGAACTCCTGCACCGAAAACCAAAGGAGCTTTCCGGCGGACAGCGGCAGCGAGTGGCGTTAGGCCGGGCGGTCGTGCGGAACCCGTCTGCGTTTCTCTTTGATGAGCCGCTGTCCAATCTCGACGCCAAATTACGCGCGCATACGCGCACGGAAATTTCTCGATTGCACAAGCGCCTGAAAACGGCGATGGTATATGTTACGCATGACCAAATCGAGGCCATGACGCTTGGAGAGCGAATTGTTGTTTTGAAAGACGGAGTCATTCAGCAGATTGACACACCGTTGAATGTGTATCGCAAGCCGTCCAACAAATTTGTCGCCGGATTCATTGGATCGCCTGCAATGAACTTCATCCCGGGCAGCCGCACAAACGGCGCTTTTCTTACGGACGTCTTAAACTTTCCGCTTCCGGGCATTTTGACTTCCGACTGTCCTGACAAGATTACACTTGGCCTGCGACCGGAGCAGATTGCAGTTGGCACACCAACGACGGGAAAGGTTGGATTCAACCTAATCGTTGATGTCGTGGAACCGATTGGAAATGAGCTGCTGATTTACGGACGTTTTGGGAAACAGGAACTTGTTGTTCGCTGTGATCCGCGCACTGACGTTGTTCCCGATTCAAGTCTGCCTGTGTTCTTTGACCCTGAGACAGTTCACTACTTTGATGCGCGGGACGAACGATCAATAGTTCGCGACTAATTTTTGTCCTTTCATGCGATTCAGAATTTTCTTAACTGCAATACTTTTCTCGCTTACCATGGCTCACGCCGGTGACCTCTACTTGAACATAATTTGGCACCAGCATCAGCCGCTTTATGTCAATCCTGACACAG from bacterium encodes the following:
- the ugpC gene encoding sn-glycerol-3-phosphate ABC transporter ATP-binding protein UgpC, with the translated sequence MASIELRNLCKQFGKTIVLRDISFSVREDEFVVLVGPSGCGKSTILRSIAGLETPTSGEIWIGGKNITNMHPRDRDIAMVFQSYALYPHLSVYDNMAFGLKMRKISAEEIDKRVKEAASFFELSELLHRKPKELSGGQRQRVALGRAVVRNPSAFLFDEPLSNLDAKLRAHTRTEISRLHKRLKTAMVYVTHDQIEAMTLGERIVVLKDGVIQQIDTPLNVYRKPSNKFVAGFIGSPAMNFIPGSRTNGAFLTDVLNFPLPGILTSDCPDKITLGLRPEQIAVGTPTTGKVGFNLIVDVVEPIGNELLIYGRFGKQELVVRCDPRTDVVPDSSLPVFFDPETVHYFDARDERSIVRD